A region of Salmo salar chromosome ssa17, Ssal_v3.1, whole genome shotgun sequence DNA encodes the following proteins:
- the LOC106575173 gene encoding alsin-like isoform X5 has protein sequence MKKWTWSGDRAEFRNGFGVFQIEFHLSMHQHCHGQISVMESQRKSSGEEDSSGERGSLHTWKGYSYSVTPERVLLSRPVLQAALGTRHGVLLVEGGQVYSFGEFPWKQSQVSEVGPLKPVLESALSGQRVVAVAAGSFHSGAVTEDGGVHMWGENSFGQCGLSILTVVPNPTPVAVLDPDTSPPHTIRVLELACGEQHSLALSAQHEVWAWGSGCQLGLVTTIYPVWKPQKVEHLAGRHVLQVTCGAFHSLALVRCLPPQEARRPLPDKCGQCNQLLYTMTDKEDHVIISDGHYCPLGVELLADGEARLGPGRSPPLRLQSSPSEPLLSSHTSASVPGPYPTITDHTDNERGRTVAQNGEVLTSTDSDISAAGTDSDRTVGGVGGAASQNSPYPDDQAVKEYLKKLSDTSLAEETAKMTIAGASFQPPADSLDLLTSDLIPGVMPVTTSSALNSLVSSCASAMGERVVSTYEALSLKKMINYYYPGVGGVAGVPGGVPGGFPGGPAEERVRLEESMQGKKSCSTGDIREEDEGLSRRLSLPGLLSQGRYAVRLLSSSSAHRLLSSLSSSYTLMLSPRLLRRASRPRVRAVPLTPVGGLPEAGELLPSLQTEVWSWGRGEEGQLGHGDNLPRLQPLCIKCLSSKEVVLVAAGAHHSLALTAQSQVFSWGSNSSGQLGHMGCPTTIPRLAKLSEGIRVWDVGAGAQHTLLLADGDCYQPILYYSGQQVREGAQDAPQDQTEGYSYTQQPVLLPFCMNLGYVSGVFAGGQSCVALADRNVMGFIASLHELAAAERKFYCKLSSVKNHILRPLLDLGENYRCRYSSAGQRPWVRESLSTALGPASTVLLQSLARCYSRLCHLTGQHSASLTANLRRRREVKSLVMLEHASIFLDTYTEYCCSVGNFLVMGGFQALAKPSLDFFGKCPELLQRLAESSEENIPLSDLLVTLFYLPMRHLHEYGRLLLKLGTCFEVSSVDYQKLQDGCSKFEALALHLKRRRKEAEYTYHFWKSFPGKMTDSLRKPRRRLICESSNKALTLQNSGRFSVNWFILFNDALVHAQFSTHHVFPLATLWVEPILEENTGLYGLKVISPEETFTLLACSSMEKAKWLRSFNQAVDQAMSGAGQRAEPPISRTASYTFYKDSRLKEATYEGHWLAGKPDGRGMMKWLDGRIYTGTFKNGLEDGFGDYVIPSKTSNLNDHYQGHWKEGKMHGIGTYKYATGELYEGSFQDNMRHGHGMLRSGTLNSSSPSVFIGQWVHDKKTGYGVFDDITRGEKYMGMWQDDQRQGTGVIVTQFGLYYEGAFNNNKMQGTGVLLSEDNTTYEGEFSEDWTLNGKGVLTMANGDYFEGSFTGEWGSGLKVTGSFFKPNLYHSDGDKGRAVKLGRLAVRPEEKWRAVFEECWMRLGCEAPGQGENQRAWENIAEALTTSRRQHGDSPEMNLSRTHNRTLGSLEFIPQQHVGPVTMEKYDSIRHYLIKACDTPLHPLGRLMETLVAVYRMTYVGVGANRRLLLQAVNEIMSYLARIFQLVRFLFPDLPEEGGVIPEPSSDPQDKKDSNCADTQLESPKPGRVVSSSALLLPVLLPGLYPPLFTLYVLEKEREDDVYWECVLRLNKQPDVALLAFLGVQHKFWPVSVPVLGEKTEVVSSTKDACFASATETLQQIRQFVFSTTFTPSDKLQVIQLTFEEITKEVMSSLEGNFLWSMDDLFPVFLYVVLRARIRNLGSEVSLIEDLMDPCVQHGEHGIMFTTLKACYYQIQHEKTT, from the exons ATGAAGAAATGGACATGGTCAGGGGACCG GGCTGAATTTAGAAACGGATTTGGAGTTTTTCAAATTGAGTTTCACCTGTCTATGCATCAGCATTGCCATGGACAAATCTCagtgatggagtcccagaggaaaAG CTCTGGTGAGGAGGACAGTTCAGGGGAGCGAGGTTCGCTCCACACCTGGAAGGGCTACTCCTATAGTGTCACCCCAGAGAGAGTGCTCCTGTCCAGGCCTGTGCTGCAGGCTGCCCTGGGAACACGCCATGGGGTTCTACTGGTGGAGG GCGGGCAGGTGTACAGCTTTGGTGAGTTCCCATGGAAACAGAGCCAGGTCTCAGAGGTGGGCCCCCTGAAGCCCGTCCTAGAGAGCGCTCTCAGCGGCCAGCGCGTGGTCGCCGTGGCAGCGGGCAGCTTCCACAGCGGGGCGGTTACCGAGGACGGCGGGGTCCACATGTGGGGGGAGAACTCCTTCGGCCAGTGTGGCCTGTCTATCCTCACTGTAGTCCCCAACCCGACTCCAGTGGCTGTCCTGGACCCCGACACCAGCCCCCCTCATACCATCCGGGTCCTGGAGCTGGCCTGCGGGGAGCAGcactcccttgctctctctgccCAGCACGAGGTGTGGGCCTGGGGCAGCGGCTGCCAGCTGGGCCTGGTCACTACCATCTATCCCGTGTGGAAACCCCAGAAGGTGGAGCACCTGGCGGGCAGACACGTCCTTCAGGTGACCTGTGGGGCCTTCCACAGCCTTGCCTTGGTGCGTTGCCTACCCCCTCAGGAGGCCCGGCGGCCCCTGCCAGATAAGTGTGGCCAGTGCAACCAGCTGCTCTACACCATGACGGACAAGGAGGACCACGTCATTATCTCAGATGGTCATTACTGCCCCCTAGGGGTGGAGTTGCTGGCTGACGGAGAGGCCAGGCTGGGGCCTGGAAGGTCCCCTCCGCTAAGGCTCCAGAGCTCCCCTTCAgagcccctcctctcctctcatacctCGGCCTCAGTGCCTGGTCCCTATCCCACCATAACAGACCATACAGACAATGAGAGGGGGAGGACAGTGGCACAGAATGGGGAAGTCTTAACCAGCACAGACTCTGACATCTCTGCTGCTGGGACAGACTCTGATCGAACTGTTGGAGGTGTGGGGGGTGCAGCATCTCAGAACTCCCCCTACCCTGATGATCAGGCAGTGAAAGAATATCTCAAGAAACTGTCTGACACCTCTCTGGCTGAGGAGACTGCCAAGATGACCATAGCAGGAGCAAGTTTTCAG CCCCCAGCAGATAGCCTTGAcctcctgacctctgacctcatcccCGGGGTCATGCCAGTGACCACCAGCTCTGCCCTCAACAGCCTGGTCTCATCCTGTGCCTCCGCCATGGGCGAGAGAGTGGTCTCCACCTACGAGGCTCTGTCCCTGAAGAAGATGATTAACTACTACTACCCCGGGGTTGGGGGTGTAGCAGGAGTACCCGGTGGGGTGCCAGGGGGGTTTCCAGGGGGACCCGCGGAGGAGCGGGTGCGTCTGGAGGAGTCCATGCAGGGGAAGAAGAGCTGCAGCACGGGGGACATCCGTGAGGAGGATGAGGGCCTGAGTCGACGTCTCTCTCTGCCTGGACTCCTCTCTCAGGGTAGATACGCTGTTCGTCTcttatcctcctcctctgctCATCGCCTCTTATCCTCCTTATCTTCCTCCTATACTCTGATGT TGTCCCCCAGGTTGCTGCGGAGGGCCAGCCGGCCCAGGGTGCGAGCGGTGCCCCTCACCCCTGTGGGAGGGCTCCCAGAGGCGGGGGAGCTGCTCCCCTCCCTGCAGACCGAGGTGTGGAGCTGGGGGCGGGGCGAGGAGGGCCAGCTTGGCCACGGGGACAACCTCCCCAG GCTGCAGCCACTGTGCATCAAGTGTCTGAGCAGTAAGGAGGTGGTGCTTGTGGCTGCTGGGGCACATCACTCCCTGGCCCTGACTGCACAGTCCCAG gtCTTCTCCTGGGGTAGTAACAGCTCTGGCCAGCTGGGACACATGGGGTGTCCTACTACTATCCCTCGCCTTGCCAAG CTGTCTGAGGGGATCCGTGTATGGGATGTGGGTGCTGGGGCACAGCACACCCTCCTCCTGGCCGATGGGGACTGTTACCAGCCCATCCTTTACTATAGCGGACAGCAGGTCAGAGAGGGGGCGCAGGACGCACCCCAGGACCAGACAGAGGGGTACAGCTACACCCAGCAACCAGTGCTGCTCCCCTTCTGCATGAAC TTGGGCTACGTGAGCGGTGTGTTTGCGGGGGGCCAGAGCTGCGTGGCGCTAGCCGATCGCAACGTCATGGGTTTCATCGCCAGCCTCCACGAGCTGGCTGCTGCCGAGAGGAAGTTCTACTGCAAGCTGAGCTCTGTGAAGAACCACATACTGCGCCCCCTGTTGGACCTGGGTGAGAACTACCGCTGCCGCTACAGCTCCGCTGGACAGAGGCCatgggtcagag AGTCGTTGAGTACAGCCCTAGGCCCGGCGTCCACAGTGCTGCTACAGAGCCTGGCGAGGTGTTATAGCCGCCTGTGTCACCTCACTGGGCAGCACTCCGCCTCCCTCACCGCCAACCTGCGCCGCCGTCGGGAGGTGAAAAGCTTGGTTATGCTGGAGCATGCCAGCATCTTCCTGGACACGTACACTGA GTACTGCTGCTCTGTGGGTAACTTCCTGGTGATGGGGGGCTTCCAGGCTCTGGCCAAGCCCTCGCT AGATTTCTTTGGGAAGTGTCCAGAGCTGTTGCAGCGGCTGGCAGAGTCCAGCGAGGAGAACATTCCTCTGAGTGACCTGTTGGTGACTCTCTTCTACCTGCCCATGAGACACCTTCACGAGTATGGCAGGCTGCTGCTCAAACTGGGAACCTGCTTCGAGGTG AGCTCAGTGGACTACCAGAAGCTTCAGGACGGCTGCTCTAAGTTTGAGGCCCTGGCTCTTcatctgaagaggaggaggaaggaggcagaGTACACGTACCACTTCTGGAAGAGCTTCCCTGGCAAGATGACG GATTCCCTGCGTAAGCCCCGCCGGAGGCTGATCTGTGAGAGCAGTAACAAGGCCCTGACGCTACAGAACTCTGGAAGGTTCTCTGTCAACTGGTTCATCCTCTTCAATGATGCACTCGTCCACGCTCAG ttCTCCACCCACCATGTCTTCCCATTGGCCACACTGTGGGTCGAGCCCATCCTGGAGGAGAACACTGGCCT GTATGGACTGAAGGTGATCTCACCTGAGGAGACATTCACCCTGCTGGCCTGTTCTTCCATGGAGAAG GCCAAGTGGCTTCGCTCCTTCAACCAGGCGGTGGACCAGGCCATGAGTGGGGCGGGGCAGAGGGCGGAGCCTCCCATCTCCCGGACCGCCTCCTACACCTTCTACAAGGACAGCCGTCTGAAGGAGGCCACCTACGAGGGCCACTGGCTGGCCGGCAAGCCCGATGGGAG GGGAATGATGAAGTGGCTTGATGGGAGAATTTACACGGGGACGTTCAAGAACGGACTGGAGGATGG TTTTGGAGATTACGTTATTCCCAGCAAGACGTCGAACCTGAACGACCACTATCAAGGCCACTGGAAAGAAGGGAAGATGCACGGCATCGGAACATACAA GTATGCCACAGGTGAGTTGTACGAGGGCTCGTTCCAGGACAACATGCGTCACGGTCACGGGATGCTGCGCAGCGGCACGCTGAACTCCTCCTCCCCCAGCGTCTTCATCGGCCAATGGGTGCACGACAAGAAGACGGGCTACGGCGTCTTTGATGACATCACCAG AGGAGAGAAGTACATGGGCATGTGGCAGGATGACCAGCGGCAGGGCACGGGCGTCATAGTAACCCAGTTTGGCCTGTACTACGAGGGAgccttcaacaacaacaagatgcaG GGCACAGGGGTCCTGCTGTCTGAGGACAACACCACATATGAAGGAGAGTTCTCGGAGGACTGGACTCTCAACGGAAAG GGTGTGCTGACCATGGCTAATGGGGACTACTTTGAGGGCTCCTTCACCGGGGAGTGGGGCTCCGGCCTGAAGGTCACCGGATCCTTCTTCAAACCCAACCTCTACCACTCAGACGGGGACAAGGGCCGCGCTGT TAAGCTGGGGCGTCTGGCGGTGCGTCCGGAGGAGAAGTGGAGGGCAGTGTTTGAGGAGTGTTGGATGAGGCTGGGCTGTGAGGCCCCTGGCCagggagagaatcagagagcCTGGGAGAACATCGCTGAAGCCCTGACCACCAGCAGGAGACAGCacggagacag CCCAGAGATGAACCTGAGTCGGACTCATAACAGAACTCTGGGGAGTCTGGAGTTCATCCCTCAGCAGCATGTTGGCCCTGTTACCATGGAGAAGTATGACAGTATCCGCCATTACCTCATCAAG gcgtGTGACACGCCCCTGCACCCCCTGGGCAGGCTGATGGAGACCCTGGTGGCTGTCTACAGGATGACCTACGTGGGGGTGGGGGCCAACCGCCGCCTCCTACTGCAGGCTGTCAACGAGATCATGTCCTACCTGGCACGCATCTTCCAGctcgtcag GTTCCTGTTCCCAGATCTGCCTGAAGAGGGTGGAGTGATCCCTGAACCATCCTCTGACCCCCAGGACAAGAAGGATTCCAACTGCGCAGACACCCAGCTAGAATCCCCCAAACCTGG GCGTGTGGTGAGTAGCTCAGCTCTGCTCCTGCCGGTGTTGCTGCCtggtctctacccccctctcttcaccctgtacgtcctggagaaggagagggaggacgaCGTGTACTGGGAGTGTGTCCTCCGCCTCAACAAACAGCCAGATGTGGCCCTGCTCGCCTTCCTCGGCGTGCAACA TAAGTTTTGGCCGGTTTCGGTTCCAGTGTTGGGGGAGAAGACGGAG gTTGTGTCCAGCACAAAAGACGCCTGTTTTGCCTCAGCAACAGAGACCTTACAGCAGATCAG ACAGTTTGTTTTCAGCACAACGTTCACCCCGTCCGACAAGCTGCAGGTGATCCAGCTGACATTTGAGGAGATCACAAAGGAAGTGATGTCATCTCTGGAGGGTAACTTCCTGTGGTCCATGGACGACCTGTTTCCTGTGTTCCTCTACGTGGTACTGCGCGCCCG GATCAGGAACCTGGGGTCAGAGGTGAGTCTGATAGAGGACCTGATGGACCCCTGTGTACAGCACGGAGAACACGGCATCATGTTCACCACTCTCAAG gcGTGTTACTATCAGATCCAGCATGAGAAGACCACATAA
- the LOC106575173 gene encoding alsin-like isoform X3, whose protein sequence is MKKWTWSGDRAEFRNGFGVFQIEFHLSMHQHCHGQISVMESQRKSSGEEDSSGERGSLHTWKGYSYSVTPERVLLSRPVLQAALGTRHGVLLVEGGQVYSFGEFPWKQSQVSEVGPLKPVLESALSGQRVVAVAAGSFHSGAVTEDGGVHMWGENSFGQCGLSILTVVPNPTPVAVLDPDTSPPHTIRVLELACGEQHSLALSAQHEVWAWGSGCQLGLVTTIYPVWKPQKVEHLAGRHVLQVTCGAFHSLALVRCLPPQEARRPLPDKCGQCNQLLYTMTDKEDHVIISDGHYCPLGVELLADGEARLGPGRSPPLRLQSSPSEPLLSSHTSASVPGPYPTITDHTDNERGRTVAQNGEVLTSTDSDISAAGTDSDRTVGGVGGAASQNSPYPDDQAVKEYLKKLSDTSLAEETAKMTIAGASFQPPADSLDLLTSDLIPGVMPVTTSSALNSLVSSCASAMGERVVSTYEALSLKKMINYYYPGVGGVAGVPGGVPGGFPGGPAEERVRLEESMQGKKSCSTGDIREEDEGLSRRLSLPGLLSQGRYAVRLLSSSSAHRLLSSLSSSYTLMLSPRLLRRASRPRVRAVPLTPVGGLPEAGELLPSLQTEVWSWGRGEEGQLGHGDNLPRLQPLCIKCLSSKEVVLVAAGAHHSLALTAQSQVFSWGSNSSGQLGHMGCPTTIPRLAKLSEGIRVWDVGAGAQHTLLLADGDCYQPILYYSGQQVREGAQDAPQDQTEGYSYTQQPVLLPFCMNLGYVSGVFAGGQSCVALADRNVMGFIASLHELAAAERKFYCKLSSVKNHILRPLLDLGENYRCRYSSAGQRPWVRESLSTALGPASTVLLQSLARCYSRLCHLTGQHSASLTANLRRRREVKSLVMLEHASIFLDTYTEYCCSVGNFLVMGGFQALAKPSLDFFGKCPELLQRLAESSEENIPLSDLLVTLFYLPMRHLHEYGRLLLKLGTCFEVSSVDYQKLQDGCSKFEALALHLKRRRKEAEYTYHFWKSFPGKMTVSGLDSLRKPRRRLICESSNKALTLQNSGRFSVNWFILFNDALVHAQGVFPYKSRFSTHHVFPLATLWVEPILEENTGLYGLKVISPEETFTLLACSSMEKAKWLRSFNQAVDQAMSGAGQRAEPPISRTASYTFYKDSRLKEATYEGHWLAGKPDGRGMMKWLDGRIYTGTFKNGLEDGFGDYVIPSKTSNLNDHYQGHWKEGKMHGIGTYKYATGELYEGSFQDNMRHGHGMLRSGTLNSSSPSVFIGQWVHDKKTGYGVFDDITRGEKYMGMWQDDQRQGTGVIVTQFGLYYEGAFNNNKMQGTGVLLSEDNTTYEGEFSEDWTLNGKGVLTMANGDYFEGSFTGEWGSGLKVTGSFFKPNLYHSDGDKGRAVKLGRLAVRPEEKWRAVFEECWMRLGCEAPGQGENQRAWENIAEALTTSRRQHGDSPEMNLSRTHNRTLGSLEFIPQQHVGPVTMEKYDSIRHYLIKACDTPLHPLGRLMETLVAVYRMTYVGVGANRRLLLQAVNEIMSYLARIFQLVRFLFPDLPEEGGVIPEPSSDPQDKKDSNCADTQLESPKPGRVVSSSALLLPVLLPGLYPPLFTLYVLEKEREDDVYWECVLRLNKQPDVALLAFLGVQHKFWPVSVPVLGEKTEVVSSTKDACFASATETLQQISTTFTPSDKLQVIQLTFEEITKEVMSSLEGNFLWSMDDLFPVFLYVVLRARIRNLGSEVSLIEDLMDPCVQHGEHGIMFTTLKACYYQIQHEKTT, encoded by the exons ATGAAGAAATGGACATGGTCAGGGGACCG GGCTGAATTTAGAAACGGATTTGGAGTTTTTCAAATTGAGTTTCACCTGTCTATGCATCAGCATTGCCATGGACAAATCTCagtgatggagtcccagaggaaaAG CTCTGGTGAGGAGGACAGTTCAGGGGAGCGAGGTTCGCTCCACACCTGGAAGGGCTACTCCTATAGTGTCACCCCAGAGAGAGTGCTCCTGTCCAGGCCTGTGCTGCAGGCTGCCCTGGGAACACGCCATGGGGTTCTACTGGTGGAGG GCGGGCAGGTGTACAGCTTTGGTGAGTTCCCATGGAAACAGAGCCAGGTCTCAGAGGTGGGCCCCCTGAAGCCCGTCCTAGAGAGCGCTCTCAGCGGCCAGCGCGTGGTCGCCGTGGCAGCGGGCAGCTTCCACAGCGGGGCGGTTACCGAGGACGGCGGGGTCCACATGTGGGGGGAGAACTCCTTCGGCCAGTGTGGCCTGTCTATCCTCACTGTAGTCCCCAACCCGACTCCAGTGGCTGTCCTGGACCCCGACACCAGCCCCCCTCATACCATCCGGGTCCTGGAGCTGGCCTGCGGGGAGCAGcactcccttgctctctctgccCAGCACGAGGTGTGGGCCTGGGGCAGCGGCTGCCAGCTGGGCCTGGTCACTACCATCTATCCCGTGTGGAAACCCCAGAAGGTGGAGCACCTGGCGGGCAGACACGTCCTTCAGGTGACCTGTGGGGCCTTCCACAGCCTTGCCTTGGTGCGTTGCCTACCCCCTCAGGAGGCCCGGCGGCCCCTGCCAGATAAGTGTGGCCAGTGCAACCAGCTGCTCTACACCATGACGGACAAGGAGGACCACGTCATTATCTCAGATGGTCATTACTGCCCCCTAGGGGTGGAGTTGCTGGCTGACGGAGAGGCCAGGCTGGGGCCTGGAAGGTCCCCTCCGCTAAGGCTCCAGAGCTCCCCTTCAgagcccctcctctcctctcatacctCGGCCTCAGTGCCTGGTCCCTATCCCACCATAACAGACCATACAGACAATGAGAGGGGGAGGACAGTGGCACAGAATGGGGAAGTCTTAACCAGCACAGACTCTGACATCTCTGCTGCTGGGACAGACTCTGATCGAACTGTTGGAGGTGTGGGGGGTGCAGCATCTCAGAACTCCCCCTACCCTGATGATCAGGCAGTGAAAGAATATCTCAAGAAACTGTCTGACACCTCTCTGGCTGAGGAGACTGCCAAGATGACCATAGCAGGAGCAAGTTTTCAG CCCCCAGCAGATAGCCTTGAcctcctgacctctgacctcatcccCGGGGTCATGCCAGTGACCACCAGCTCTGCCCTCAACAGCCTGGTCTCATCCTGTGCCTCCGCCATGGGCGAGAGAGTGGTCTCCACCTACGAGGCTCTGTCCCTGAAGAAGATGATTAACTACTACTACCCCGGGGTTGGGGGTGTAGCAGGAGTACCCGGTGGGGTGCCAGGGGGGTTTCCAGGGGGACCCGCGGAGGAGCGGGTGCGTCTGGAGGAGTCCATGCAGGGGAAGAAGAGCTGCAGCACGGGGGACATCCGTGAGGAGGATGAGGGCCTGAGTCGACGTCTCTCTCTGCCTGGACTCCTCTCTCAGGGTAGATACGCTGTTCGTCTcttatcctcctcctctgctCATCGCCTCTTATCCTCCTTATCTTCCTCCTATACTCTGATGT TGTCCCCCAGGTTGCTGCGGAGGGCCAGCCGGCCCAGGGTGCGAGCGGTGCCCCTCACCCCTGTGGGAGGGCTCCCAGAGGCGGGGGAGCTGCTCCCCTCCCTGCAGACCGAGGTGTGGAGCTGGGGGCGGGGCGAGGAGGGCCAGCTTGGCCACGGGGACAACCTCCCCAG GCTGCAGCCACTGTGCATCAAGTGTCTGAGCAGTAAGGAGGTGGTGCTTGTGGCTGCTGGGGCACATCACTCCCTGGCCCTGACTGCACAGTCCCAG gtCTTCTCCTGGGGTAGTAACAGCTCTGGCCAGCTGGGACACATGGGGTGTCCTACTACTATCCCTCGCCTTGCCAAG CTGTCTGAGGGGATCCGTGTATGGGATGTGGGTGCTGGGGCACAGCACACCCTCCTCCTGGCCGATGGGGACTGTTACCAGCCCATCCTTTACTATAGCGGACAGCAGGTCAGAGAGGGGGCGCAGGACGCACCCCAGGACCAGACAGAGGGGTACAGCTACACCCAGCAACCAGTGCTGCTCCCCTTCTGCATGAAC TTGGGCTACGTGAGCGGTGTGTTTGCGGGGGGCCAGAGCTGCGTGGCGCTAGCCGATCGCAACGTCATGGGTTTCATCGCCAGCCTCCACGAGCTGGCTGCTGCCGAGAGGAAGTTCTACTGCAAGCTGAGCTCTGTGAAGAACCACATACTGCGCCCCCTGTTGGACCTGGGTGAGAACTACCGCTGCCGCTACAGCTCCGCTGGACAGAGGCCatgggtcagag AGTCGTTGAGTACAGCCCTAGGCCCGGCGTCCACAGTGCTGCTACAGAGCCTGGCGAGGTGTTATAGCCGCCTGTGTCACCTCACTGGGCAGCACTCCGCCTCCCTCACCGCCAACCTGCGCCGCCGTCGGGAGGTGAAAAGCTTGGTTATGCTGGAGCATGCCAGCATCTTCCTGGACACGTACACTGA GTACTGCTGCTCTGTGGGTAACTTCCTGGTGATGGGGGGCTTCCAGGCTCTGGCCAAGCCCTCGCT AGATTTCTTTGGGAAGTGTCCAGAGCTGTTGCAGCGGCTGGCAGAGTCCAGCGAGGAGAACATTCCTCTGAGTGACCTGTTGGTGACTCTCTTCTACCTGCCCATGAGACACCTTCACGAGTATGGCAGGCTGCTGCTCAAACTGGGAACCTGCTTCGAGGTG AGCTCAGTGGACTACCAGAAGCTTCAGGACGGCTGCTCTAAGTTTGAGGCCCTGGCTCTTcatctgaagaggaggaggaaggaggcagaGTACACGTACCACTTCTGGAAGAGCTTCCCTGGCAAGATGACGGTCAGTGGCCTG GATTCCCTGCGTAAGCCCCGCCGGAGGCTGATCTGTGAGAGCAGTAACAAGGCCCTGACGCTACAGAACTCTGGAAGGTTCTCTGTCAACTGGTTCATCCTCTTCAATGATGCACTCGTCCACGCTCAG GGTGTGTTTCCCTATAAAAGCCGT ttCTCCACCCACCATGTCTTCCCATTGGCCACACTGTGGGTCGAGCCCATCCTGGAGGAGAACACTGGCCT GTATGGACTGAAGGTGATCTCACCTGAGGAGACATTCACCCTGCTGGCCTGTTCTTCCATGGAGAAG GCCAAGTGGCTTCGCTCCTTCAACCAGGCGGTGGACCAGGCCATGAGTGGGGCGGGGCAGAGGGCGGAGCCTCCCATCTCCCGGACCGCCTCCTACACCTTCTACAAGGACAGCCGTCTGAAGGAGGCCACCTACGAGGGCCACTGGCTGGCCGGCAAGCCCGATGGGAG GGGAATGATGAAGTGGCTTGATGGGAGAATTTACACGGGGACGTTCAAGAACGGACTGGAGGATGG TTTTGGAGATTACGTTATTCCCAGCAAGACGTCGAACCTGAACGACCACTATCAAGGCCACTGGAAAGAAGGGAAGATGCACGGCATCGGAACATACAA GTATGCCACAGGTGAGTTGTACGAGGGCTCGTTCCAGGACAACATGCGTCACGGTCACGGGATGCTGCGCAGCGGCACGCTGAACTCCTCCTCCCCCAGCGTCTTCATCGGCCAATGGGTGCACGACAAGAAGACGGGCTACGGCGTCTTTGATGACATCACCAG AGGAGAGAAGTACATGGGCATGTGGCAGGATGACCAGCGGCAGGGCACGGGCGTCATAGTAACCCAGTTTGGCCTGTACTACGAGGGAgccttcaacaacaacaagatgcaG GGCACAGGGGTCCTGCTGTCTGAGGACAACACCACATATGAAGGAGAGTTCTCGGAGGACTGGACTCTCAACGGAAAG GGTGTGCTGACCATGGCTAATGGGGACTACTTTGAGGGCTCCTTCACCGGGGAGTGGGGCTCCGGCCTGAAGGTCACCGGATCCTTCTTCAAACCCAACCTCTACCACTCAGACGGGGACAAGGGCCGCGCTGT TAAGCTGGGGCGTCTGGCGGTGCGTCCGGAGGAGAAGTGGAGGGCAGTGTTTGAGGAGTGTTGGATGAGGCTGGGCTGTGAGGCCCCTGGCCagggagagaatcagagagcCTGGGAGAACATCGCTGAAGCCCTGACCACCAGCAGGAGACAGCacggagacag CCCAGAGATGAACCTGAGTCGGACTCATAACAGAACTCTGGGGAGTCTGGAGTTCATCCCTCAGCAGCATGTTGGCCCTGTTACCATGGAGAAGTATGACAGTATCCGCCATTACCTCATCAAG gcgtGTGACACGCCCCTGCACCCCCTGGGCAGGCTGATGGAGACCCTGGTGGCTGTCTACAGGATGACCTACGTGGGGGTGGGGGCCAACCGCCGCCTCCTACTGCAGGCTGTCAACGAGATCATGTCCTACCTGGCACGCATCTTCCAGctcgtcag GTTCCTGTTCCCAGATCTGCCTGAAGAGGGTGGAGTGATCCCTGAACCATCCTCTGACCCCCAGGACAAGAAGGATTCCAACTGCGCAGACACCCAGCTAGAATCCCCCAAACCTGG GCGTGTGGTGAGTAGCTCAGCTCTGCTCCTGCCGGTGTTGCTGCCtggtctctacccccctctcttcaccctgtacgtcctggagaaggagagggaggacgaCGTGTACTGGGAGTGTGTCCTCCGCCTCAACAAACAGCCAGATGTGGCCCTGCTCGCCTTCCTCGGCGTGCAACA TAAGTTTTGGCCGGTTTCGGTTCCAGTGTTGGGGGAGAAGACGGAG gTTGTGTCCAGCACAAAAGACGCCTGTTTTGCCTCAGCAACAGAGACCTTACAGCAGATCAG CACAACGTTCACCCCGTCCGACAAGCTGCAGGTGATCCAGCTGACATTTGAGGAGATCACAAAGGAAGTGATGTCATCTCTGGAGGGTAACTTCCTGTGGTCCATGGACGACCTGTTTCCTGTGTTCCTCTACGTGGTACTGCGCGCCCG GATCAGGAACCTGGGGTCAGAGGTGAGTCTGATAGAGGACCTGATGGACCCCTGTGTACAGCACGGAGAACACGGCATCATGTTCACCACTCTCAAG gcGTGTTACTATCAGATCCAGCATGAGAAGACCACATAA